TTTTCAGGGTCAACGATATTATTTTGTGAGAGTCGAATATTTTCCGTAGAAAGATTGCGAGTGTCGCAGTAAAGTTTTACAAAGTAAGCGGCACATAAAGCAGATGAAGCCAAGAAATAATCAAATGGGCCCGGGGCTGAACCATCGCCTTTGTAGCGGATGGGCTGATCAGCAATGACTGTGAAGTCATCGAACTTAGCCTCCAGCCGCAGCTTATCGAGAAAGTTAACCTTAATTTCCATGGATATATTCCGAAAATGACGCAATAAATGATGTGACTGCCATTATCCATCGCAATGCTAATGCAGTGTTATCAAAGAAAATGCCACCCCTAGGGGTGGCATTTTTAATCCGGGTATCTAAGCTGTTAACTTGGAAGCTGTGCGGCCTGATCACAATTATTTGTAGCGGGTTTACCAGCCAATCGATCCTTGATCCATGGCAGATAAAAAGGTTTGGAAGCCCCCGGGGTAGTGAAGTGTGATTGATCCCCAGGCAATTGAATTCTATTCACATTACCACCCATTTTGCACATCTGTTCTTGATAGATAGAGCTTACCCATGATTGGCGGATTGGTAACGTCTTTATTGCCCCAATAAATTACCACCGGTGCAATTAGCTTGGTTGGGTTCACACTACCCTTCACCATTGTCTTGGTCCACTCCAAAGGATTGGTAATTTGGTCCTTCAAAACGCCTTTATATTGACTACTCAAGTTGAAATTCAGGGTATCTGCAACAACAGCATGCATACATTTATTACTGATAACCTCATCCAATATCTTGGCGCCATTCTCTGTAAAGATATCGGTCAGCTTTAATTTGGGGTTGGCGGCCTGCACGCCCCACATGCTCATTGCCATATGAGAAAAGTCAAAGATATTTTTAGTGCGCATCTGGATGATGTCCGCTGAGAGACTTTTGTGCATTAGCCTCATCTACAGTAGCCCCAGGCAACATGATGGCAATGTCATCCGGCGCCAAAGCCACTGACCCAATTAATTCCAAACTATCGGAGGCCGTTCCTTTTTTGGAGAAGTACTCCGGCATGCTTGCTGCTGCCACAGCCACACCACCACCCTGCGACCAGCCATAGATAATGGTTTTTTACCCGCTCCAGTTTCTTTCATCGAACTTGCTGCTCTTGCAGCATCAATCGTACCCATAGAATTGGTTGTAGCAAGAGCATATTGATGCCTACCGCCACCACCTTGGCCCTGATAGTCAGTTGCAACAACGACATATCCCTCTTGAATAAATTCTTCAATCGCAGGAATTCCATAATCAGTCCAAGAGTTCCCGCCAATTAAAAAATACTCATTTAGCGGAACTACAGGATTGAGCACCTGCGATGGGCCGCAGCTCTGAGCCGCACCAGTGGTTCCATGAGCCCAAGACATAATTGGTCTGCCTTCCTTAGGTGCGGGGCCCACTGGCGCAACCACCAATCCCGTAACGATGGTTTTGCGTCCATATAAATCTGAAGAGATGTATGCAATCTTCCAAGCCTGAGCACCCTTTACCGAGGTTTTAATCTGCTCTTTTTTAATCACCTGCCCCAACTTTCCATCCGGAGTCATTTTGAGCAATAACTCATAAAAGGGAGCAACAGGAGGATCGGCAAAAACTGCTAAGAAATTGCCCCAATGAAAGCGCCAAGAATTAAGCTGGAAAGTAGTTTTTTCATATTCATATAAATCATTCATTGGCGATAACCGCCCATGCCTAGAACTATACCTAAGTCTTCTAAATGCTCTTTTAATCCAGCAAATGCCCAGTCTTTACAAAGATGGTGCAACCCTCTTTGCTAAATGGCTGATGTAGGCTCATATGTGGGCTTCTAATCCACGATCCAGCAGGGTAGCGTCCGTGTTCATCTTCAAAAACACCATCAACTACAAAAATTTCTTCGCCGCCGTAATGCTTGTGCGGATTGAAATAAGTTTGAGGCGCCCAACGAACTAAAGTCAATCCACTGCCTTGCTGCATTAGGGGCATCACGTTCAGACCTGGAACCATCCCTTGATACCAAGGTGCAGTTTTGGTATCTATGATTTCTCGCTTCACTTGATCTGGGCCCAGATGCCGCAATTTGACAAAGAGAGTGCAGCCTGACTTGCTAAATGGTGCGTGCGAAGAACCAGGGGGATTCATGAGATAGGTGCCAGCTGGATAATCACCGGTTTCATCACTAAATACCCCATCAAGAACCAATATCTCTTCACCAAACTCATGAATATGCTTAGGGAATTGGGATCCAGGCTGATAGCGAACAATTGAAGTTGCTTTTGCGACCTCATCACCAACGCGATCAAGCATGCGCCTTTCAACGCCCGACTCTGGACTGGGTAACCAAGGTAAGTCATGGTGGTTAATAACGACCCGCCTACTGTAATCAGAGTTGATATTCATATATTGCACTTCAAGTATTGAAAAACAGGATAAGAATAGCAAGCAATTTGAATATGCGCTGGCATGACGAACTTACATGAAGTGAGATAAAGTCTATTACATTGGGTAATTCTTGAATAGACACTTGTTAAGGGCTTTATGGGCTTATTGCCAAAACGCTCTCGTAATTGGAGCGTCAGGGACTATAGGGTCTAGCTTTGTAGAGCTACTGGAAAGCAACCCCGCTTGCTCAAAAGTTGTTGGAATTCATCGCAACTCTACCCATGCCATTGACTACAGCTTGCCTGAAACCATTGAAGCATCTGCAAATAGCCTAAGTTTCGCTGGGCCCCTTTCAACTCATCATTAATACTATTGGAGCGCTTCATTCCGAGGAATGGATGCCAGAGAAGAAATTAGATGACCTAAGCCAAACGCAATTGGCTGAAATGTTCAATATCAATGGTATTGGCCCAGCGTTAACGATTAAATACTTTTCAAAACTCTTAGATCCACAACATGGTGTGATGGCCACACTGTCGGCCAAAGTTGGCGGCATTGAAGATAACCGACTTGGCGGCTGGTATAGCTACAGAGCCTCCAAAGCTGCCTTAAATATGATTCTTAAAACAGCGTCTATTGAGCTAGCAAGAACAAAGCCGAATATTGCGCTAATTGCACTTCATCCCGGCACCGTTAATTCCAGACTGTCACAACCCTTTCGTGGGCAACAAATAGGTAGAGACCCGCTTGAGGCAGTGAGTGACATGTTTCATGTCTTAGAAGGCGTAAATAAAGAAGATTCGGGGAGCTTTTTGTCTTACTCGGGTGAAAAATTACCCTGGTAATCAATTAAAGGCTCTCGGAAACTGCCCCGTCTAGTTAGTGCGGCCCTCAAACGATAATACCACCCAAGGGTGGCTTTATTGATGAATGCTATAGCCTTACTCGCCTGTAATTTTCTTCTCTCTAATCAATCTACCCCAAGTGGCAGATTCTTTGGCCATATATTTTGCAAGCTCTTCACGTGAAGTGGGCATTGGCGTCAGGCCATGATCATTTAATTGGCTTACAACATCAGGCGACTTTAGTACCTTCACAATCTCAACATTCCAGCGATCCAGGATCGGGGTCGGGACCTTAGAAGATGCAACAAAAGCATACCAATTTGTAGCATTAAATCCAGGGAATCCAGACTCAGCAATAGTAGGAACTTTTGGGAGCGACTTAAGACGCTGCGGACCCGTTACTGCCAGAGGAATGAGTTTGCCGTTTTCGATGTACGCCTTTGCTGTGCTGTAGGTTGAAAAATAAGCAGCCACCCTTTCGCCGAGCAAATCCTGCATTGCTGGGGCGCCGCCTTTGTAAGGGACATGCATAGTTTCAATACCGGCCATTTCATCCAACAACTCTCCAGCCAGATGAGAGGCTGACCCCGGCCCAGTGGAGGCGTAATCTAATTTTTTGGGATTTTTCTTGGCATAGGCAATGTACTCTGCGAATGTCTTAATGCCAGTTCCAGAATTAACCACCAAAATATTTGGGAAGTTAACACCCATCGTAATAGGAGAAAGATCTTTAAAGGGATCGTATGGCAACTTCATCATATGCGGAGCAATGGTGAGCGGCCCAGCTGAGCCAAATAGGATAGTGCTGCCATCTGTCGGTCCAGTCGCGGCAAATTGATGTGCAATATTTCCGCCTGCACCACCCCGGTTATCGACGACCACATTGGCGCCAATGTTCTCGCCCAGTTTTTTCGAGATGATCCGAGCCGCTGTATCTGCGGCCCCGCCCGCTGCAAATCCGACAACCATAGTGATCGTCTTTTTAGGCGGGAATTCTTGAGAGTACGCTGAGTAACTAAGCGCCCCTAAAGCAATACAAAGGAATTGATTAAGGATTTTTTCATTTTCATAGCAATCATTATTTATTAATCTCCACTTAAGCCAAGTTTATTCGGCTGGCGTTTCTCAATTGCATTCTTTAAAAGCGCTGCAAGTCTATAGAACCCATGCGCAAATTTCCCATAGGGCATTGTTAAAAAGAAACCCATTACAAAACCCAAATGAATAGCAAGCAATGCGGGCATAATAGCCCCAGTGTCCCGATAGGCCAATAAAGCCAAGCCTGAGGCGCTAATTAAAAACAGTAACACAATAAACGCTCTATCCATGGGCTTTTGTGTTGCATCACCATGCTCAGAGTTTCGCTTGAAATTCAAATACAACAAACCTGCAGGGCCAATTAATAAGCCAATGCCGCCAAGAGTACCCAAAATTACAGGTAAGCTGTTGAGCTCATATGGGGCATGCAAGCCCAGCAAGTAGTGATACAAAGTTGCTACGCTCGTAGCCGCAAAACAGAGCATGAAACCGTAGAAGGTGAAATGATGGAATCGCTTACGCCACAGAGTAAAAGCATCATCCTCGTTATTGCACCCTTCTCCATGACCTCCGCCAAGATACTTCAAGGTTAATGCGTCATGTGTCGCTTCAGCTACAGCCCCACCCGAGGCCATGCCCGGAGCAATGCCTCGCCAAAAATTCTGCAAACCAATCAATAAAGCGATCACTGAAAAACCAAAAACTGCTCCGAACATAATGGCCAGCATATTGTGAGAAAAGATTACGTAAAAGTTTCCCTTGAGCGGACCTGAAGTTAGGGTGCCGTTAACTATCAGCGTTAATAGCAAAAATAGAATCAGTGAAAGCGAGGCAGCCATTGAGACAGCCACCCCGTTTGTTTTATATAAAGAGCCAAAAGATTTTGGCCATGCATAAGCAATATAGGTATCTTTGCGAACCTGAGCCATGACCCTTGGGATATTGACTGCAAACTCATGTGGGGGGCGTATTGGCAAGCATGCAAGCCCCACAGTTATGGCAAAGATTGGCCATGTAATTAACATCGGCAGGCAAAAACTCGATCCTACGTGTCATCGCAGGAAATACTGCGCAAAACCCCTCGCAGTAGCGACATGAGTTACAAATAGTAAGCATGCGAGCAGCCTCTGCTTCTGGCGAATTTGAGCCCAAAGCACTTGCTTCCAAAATCAAGGATTTAAGTTGCTGCATGTATATTGCCCTTTTGATGTAGTGCTGCTTTTGCTGCTTCACTCCCGGCTGCGCGTCCAAACACTGTACCGATTGCCATACCAATACCTGCTGCGTATCCTTTGCCTAAAACATTTCCAGCCATCATTTCTCCGGTAACAAAAAGATTTTCGCTTGGCAGATCATTAAAACGAACCGCTGCAGTTTCATCGGTTTTTAAACCTAAATAGGTAAATGTGACGCCAGGCCGAACTGCATAGCCATAAAAAGGCCCCTTATTGATTGGCAGTGCCCAATGGGTTTTTGGTGGCTCCAAACCTTCGGTATGACAGTCATCCATGATCGTATGGTCAAAAGTGCCAACTCGACATGCTGCGTTATACGAATTAATAGTTTGTACTAATGCGCCTCGATCCAAGCCAAGCTTATCCGCCTTCTCACCCGGAAATACCGGCGGCATAAAACGACCCAACACTTTTGAATCAATGATGGAGTAACCAATCTGGCCAGGCTGCTGAGCAACTAATCTACCCCAAAATGCATAGCGCTTAGGCCAAAAGTCTTCACCTTCCTTCATCAGAGAAGCGTTGCGCATTTTTATTGACCACAATACCAAATAAAACCGCATCGATACGAGTACAAATACCGCCATCATATAAAGGTGCGCGTGCATCAATCGCAACCATATGCGCTTGAGTTTGATCGCTTACGGAATCTGCGCCTAATGCTATTAACTATTTGAGTAGAACGCCCTTGTTATATTGCGTTCCACGAATTAAAAAATTGTCGGCAGGAGATTCTCCATACTCATTAACGCCCCACGCCTCCTTAAGCCATTCGCGATTGGACTCAAAACCTCCGGCTGCCAAGATGCATGTCTTCGCCTCAATACGCTCATTACCTACATATGCAGCTAAGAATTTTCCATCTTGAATTTCTAGCAAATCTACTGGGGAGTTGTAACGTATTTGTATGCCCAACTTCTCGGCACTGCGGTAATAGGCATTCACTAAGGCCTTGCCGCCACCCATAAAAAAAGCATTGGTACGAGATAAGTTCAGAGTGCCTGATAAAGGTGGCTGAAAGTGCACGCCATGATGCGTCATCCATTTGCGACATTGCGCTGAAGATCGAATGACAAATCTAGCCAATCTTTCGTCGGTCTTGCCGCTAGTTACTTTGAGCACATCCTGCCAATACTCTTCTTCTGGATAAGACTCCAGCATCACATCCTCTGGCTGGTCATGCATGGCGCGGATGTTGCGAGTATGCGCAGAATTGCCGCCTCGCCATTCTTTTGGTGCAGCCTCTAAAACCAATACAGATGCTCCAGCCTCTTTTGCCATGAGGGCAGCGCAGAGGGCTGCATTACCGCCGCCGATAACTAGAACATCAGGTTGATTTAGCTTGCTTTGGGAGTTCATGCTGGCAGTATCCAAT
Above is a window of Polynucleobacter necessarius DNA encoding:
- a CDS encoding cupin domain-containing protein, yielding MNINSDYSRRVVINHHDLPWLPSPESGVERRMLDRVGDEVAKATSIVRYQPGSQFPKHIHEFGEEILVLDGVFSDETGDYPAGTYLMNPPGSSHAPFSKSGCTLFVKLRHLGPDQVKREIIDTKTAPWYQGMVPGLNVMPLMQQGSGLTLVRWAPQTYFNPHKHYGGEEIFVVDGVFEDEHGRYPAGSWIRSPHMSLHQPFSKEGCTIFVKTGHLLD
- a CDS encoding SDR family NAD(P)-dependent oxidoreductase codes for the protein MPEKKLDDLSQTQLAEMFNINGIGPALTIKYFSKLLDPQHGVMATLSAKVGGIEDNRLGGWYSYRASKAALNMILKTASIELARTKPNIALIALHPGTVNSRLSQPFRGQQIGRDPLEAVSDMFHVLEGVNKEDSGSFLSYSGEKLPW
- a CDS encoding Bug family tripartite tricarboxylate transporter substrate binding protein, whose translation is MLNQFLCIALGALSYSAYSQEFPPKKTITMVVGFAAGGAADTAARIISKKLGENIGANVVVDNRGGAGGNIAHQFAATGPTDGSTILFGSAGPLTIAPHMMKLPYDPFKDLSPITMGVNFPNILVVNSGTGIKTFAEYIAYAKKNPKKLDYASTGPGSASHLAGELLDEMAGIETMHVPYKGGAPAMQDLLGERVAAYFSTYSTAKAYIENGKLIPLAVTGPQRLKSLPKVPTIAESGFPGFNATNWYAFVASSKVPTPILDRWNVEIVKVLKSPDVVSQLNDHGLTPMPTSREELAKYMAKESATWGRLIREKKITGE